A stretch of Arachis hypogaea cultivar Tifrunner chromosome 15, arahy.Tifrunner.gnm2.J5K5, whole genome shotgun sequence DNA encodes these proteins:
- the LOC112750805 gene encoding uncharacterized protein produces the protein MVDQILPYLEGERVEPLIVIAQCFKPSRWNEKTSVQSHFEYSKLRINPDLEEVRDFHNRRLSEKPANSARISQVSSHGPRSGADELKKGDVAVKTIEEAISSTQEGPIWIAGTIISINSGKDDWYYKSCRKCLKKVETPIGNRYECGRCGHTHGAASLRFKVEVMACDRTGSITLLMWDREMVQLCGRQADQGKNEAFDGDGYPPALETMMGRKLLFKINVKSSNIR, from the exons ATGGTAGACCAAATTCTACCATATCTCGAGGGAGAAAGGGTGGAGCCTCTGATAGTTATAGCTCAATGCTTTAAACCGAGCAGGTGGAATG AAAAAACATCAGTGCAGAGTCACTTTGAGTATTCTAAGTTACGTATTAATCCTGATTTGGAAGAGGTTAGAGATTTCCATAACAG gaGGCTTTCTGAAAAACCGGCAAACTCGGCCAGAATTAGTCAAGTTTCATCCCATGGCCCGCGATCTGGTGCCGACGAGCTAAAAAAGGGAGATGTTGCTGTTAAAACTATAGAAGAAGCCATCAGCTCAACACAG GAAGGGCCTATATGGATTGCCGGTACAATAATTTCAATTAACTCTGGCAAGGATGATTGGTATTACAAATCATGCCGAAAATGTCTAAAGAAAGTAGAAACCCCTATTGGAAACAGATATGAGTGTGGTAGATGTGGTCACACCCATGGAGCTGCATCACTTAG GTTCAAAGTTGAGGTGATGGCATGTGACAGAACGGGTAGCATAACATTGTTAATGTGGGATAGGGAAATGGTACAGCTATGCGGGAGGCAAGCTGACCAGGGCAAGAACGAG GCTTTTGATGGAGATGGATACCCCCCGGCTTTGGAAACCATGATGGGTAGGAAGTTACTTTTCAAGATTAACGTTAAATCATCGAACATTAGATAG
- the LOC112750803 gene encoding 2-methylene-furan-3-one reductase isoform X1: MASSDDYSTIPSHTKAWFYSKHGNPGDVLKVHPNWPIPELNEDQVLIKVVAASLNPVDNKRITDFYKDINNPDPLLPIVPGFDVAGIVVKLGNQVTKFKVGDEVYGDIQEGGIENLKKLGTLSEYTIAEERLLAHKPPNLSFVEAASFPAAVETAYEGLERADFSAGKSILVLGGAGGVGTQVIQLAKHVYGASRIAATSSTGKLELLRKLGVDFPIDYTKENFEELSEKFDLVYDTVVPNRFNDKEINGIEMVLQDIKGCRIRASIPKPLIKKWRGNILEFSMYVMSNFIVVEKKRENQDNYK; encoded by the exons ATGGCTTCTTCAGATGATTATTCCACCATTCCAAGTCACACAAAAGCATGGTTCTATTCGAAACATGGGAATCCAGGTGATGTTCTAAAGGTACATCCAAATTGGCCAATACCAGAACTCAATGAGGACCAAGTTCTCATCAAAGTTGTGGCTGCATCCCTTAATCCAGTTGATAATAAAAGAATTACCGACTTCTACAAAGACATTAACAACCCTGATCCACTTCTTCCT ATTGTTCCAGGGTTTGATGTTGCCGGTATAGTGGTAAAATTGGGAAATCAAGTCACGAAATTTAAGGTTGGTGACGAAGTTTACGGTGACATTCAAGAGGGAGGCATAGAAAATCTGAAGAAACTTGGAACATTGTCCGAGTATACTATTGCTGAGGAGAGGCTTTTGGCTCACAAGCCTCCAAATCTCAGCTTTGTTGAAGCTGCTAGCTTTCCTGCGGCAGTTGAGACTGCTTATGAAGGACTTGAGAGAGCTGACTTTTCTGCTGGCAAATCTATTCTTGTTCTTGGAGGTGCTGGCGGTGTTGGAACCCAAGTTATTCAG CTTGCGAAGCATGTGTATGGCGCATCAAGGATAGCAGCAACATCAAGCACTGGAAAACTCGAATTATTGAGAAAACTGGGAGTTGACTTCCCTATTGATTACACAAAGGAGAACTTTGAAGAGCTGTCAGAAAAGTTTGATCTAGTCTACGATACAGTAG TTCCAAACAGGTTCAACGACAAAGAAATCAATGGCATTGAGATGGTTCTTCAAGATATCAAA GGTTGTAGGATCCGTGCTTCAATCCCAAAAccattgatcaagaagtggagaGGTAATATTTTGGAGTTTAGCATGTACGTGATGTCTAACTTTATAGTggtggaaaaaaaaagagaaaatcaaGATAACTACAAATAG
- the LOC112750803 gene encoding 2-methylene-furan-3-one reductase isoform X2, with translation MASSDDYSTIPSHTKAWFYSKHGNPGDVLKVHPNWPIPELNEDQVLIKVVAASLNPVDNKRITDFYKDINNPDPLLPIVPGFDVAGIVVKLGNQVTKFKVGDEVYGDIQEGGIENLKKLGTLSEYTIAEERLLAHKPPNLSFVEAASFPAAVETAYEGLERADFSAGKSILVLGGAGGVGTQVIQLAKHVYGASRIAATSSTGKLELLRKLGVDFPIDYTKENFEELSEKFDLVYDTVGSTTKKSMALRWFFKISKHAVFKISRVVGSVLQSQNH, from the exons ATGGCTTCTTCAGATGATTATTCCACCATTCCAAGTCACACAAAAGCATGGTTCTATTCGAAACATGGGAATCCAGGTGATGTTCTAAAGGTACATCCAAATTGGCCAATACCAGAACTCAATGAGGACCAAGTTCTCATCAAAGTTGTGGCTGCATCCCTTAATCCAGTTGATAATAAAAGAATTACCGACTTCTACAAAGACATTAACAACCCTGATCCACTTCTTCCT ATTGTTCCAGGGTTTGATGTTGCCGGTATAGTGGTAAAATTGGGAAATCAAGTCACGAAATTTAAGGTTGGTGACGAAGTTTACGGTGACATTCAAGAGGGAGGCATAGAAAATCTGAAGAAACTTGGAACATTGTCCGAGTATACTATTGCTGAGGAGAGGCTTTTGGCTCACAAGCCTCCAAATCTCAGCTTTGTTGAAGCTGCTAGCTTTCCTGCGGCAGTTGAGACTGCTTATGAAGGACTTGAGAGAGCTGACTTTTCTGCTGGCAAATCTATTCTTGTTCTTGGAGGTGCTGGCGGTGTTGGAACCCAAGTTATTCAG CTTGCGAAGCATGTGTATGGCGCATCAAGGATAGCAGCAACATCAAGCACTGGAAAACTCGAATTATTGAGAAAACTGGGAGTTGACTTCCCTATTGATTACACAAAGGAGAACTTTGAAGAGCTGTCAGAAAAGTTTGATCTAGTCTACGATACAGTAG GTTCAACGACAAAGAAATCAATGGCATTGAGATGGTTCTTCAAGATATCAAA ACAtgctgttttcaaaatttctAGGGTTGTAGGATCCGTGCTTCAATCCCAAAAccattga
- the LOC112750803 gene encoding 2-methylene-furan-3-one reductase isoform X3, with product MASSDDYSTIPSHTKAWFYSKHGNPGDVLKVHPNWPIPELNEDQVLIKVVAASLNPVDNKRITDFYKDINNPDPLLPIVPGFDVAGIVVKLGNQVTKFKVGDEVYGDIQEGGIENLKKLGTLSEYTIAEERLLAHKPPNLSFVEAASFPAAVETAYEGLERADFSAGKSILVLGGAGGVGTQVIQLAKHVYGASRIAATSSTGKLELLRKLGVDFPIDYTKENFEELSEKFDLVYDTVGSTTKKSMALRWFFKISKVVGSVLQSQNH from the exons ATGGCTTCTTCAGATGATTATTCCACCATTCCAAGTCACACAAAAGCATGGTTCTATTCGAAACATGGGAATCCAGGTGATGTTCTAAAGGTACATCCAAATTGGCCAATACCAGAACTCAATGAGGACCAAGTTCTCATCAAAGTTGTGGCTGCATCCCTTAATCCAGTTGATAATAAAAGAATTACCGACTTCTACAAAGACATTAACAACCCTGATCCACTTCTTCCT ATTGTTCCAGGGTTTGATGTTGCCGGTATAGTGGTAAAATTGGGAAATCAAGTCACGAAATTTAAGGTTGGTGACGAAGTTTACGGTGACATTCAAGAGGGAGGCATAGAAAATCTGAAGAAACTTGGAACATTGTCCGAGTATACTATTGCTGAGGAGAGGCTTTTGGCTCACAAGCCTCCAAATCTCAGCTTTGTTGAAGCTGCTAGCTTTCCTGCGGCAGTTGAGACTGCTTATGAAGGACTTGAGAGAGCTGACTTTTCTGCTGGCAAATCTATTCTTGTTCTTGGAGGTGCTGGCGGTGTTGGAACCCAAGTTATTCAG CTTGCGAAGCATGTGTATGGCGCATCAAGGATAGCAGCAACATCAAGCACTGGAAAACTCGAATTATTGAGAAAACTGGGAGTTGACTTCCCTATTGATTACACAAAGGAGAACTTTGAAGAGCTGTCAGAAAAGTTTGATCTAGTCTACGATACAGTAG GTTCAACGACAAAGAAATCAATGGCATTGAGATGGTTCTTCAAGATATCAAA GGTTGTAGGATCCGTGCTTCAATCCCAAAAccattga
- the LOC112750803 gene encoding 2-methylene-furan-3-one reductase isoform X4 has protein sequence MASSDDYSTIPSHTKAWFYSKHGNPGDVLKVHPNWPIPELNEDQVLIKVVAASLNPVDNKRITDFYKDINNPDPLLPIVPGFDVAGIVVKLGNQVTKFKVGDEVYGDIQEGGIENLKKLGTLSEYTIAEERLLAHKPPNLSFVEAASFPAAVETAYEGLERADFSAGKSILVLGGAGGVGTQVIQLAKHVYGASRIAATSSTGKLELLRKLGVDFPIDYTKENFEELSEKFDLVYDTVVPNRFNDKEINGIEMVLQDIKTCCFQNF, from the exons ATGGCTTCTTCAGATGATTATTCCACCATTCCAAGTCACACAAAAGCATGGTTCTATTCGAAACATGGGAATCCAGGTGATGTTCTAAAGGTACATCCAAATTGGCCAATACCAGAACTCAATGAGGACCAAGTTCTCATCAAAGTTGTGGCTGCATCCCTTAATCCAGTTGATAATAAAAGAATTACCGACTTCTACAAAGACATTAACAACCCTGATCCACTTCTTCCT ATTGTTCCAGGGTTTGATGTTGCCGGTATAGTGGTAAAATTGGGAAATCAAGTCACGAAATTTAAGGTTGGTGACGAAGTTTACGGTGACATTCAAGAGGGAGGCATAGAAAATCTGAAGAAACTTGGAACATTGTCCGAGTATACTATTGCTGAGGAGAGGCTTTTGGCTCACAAGCCTCCAAATCTCAGCTTTGTTGAAGCTGCTAGCTTTCCTGCGGCAGTTGAGACTGCTTATGAAGGACTTGAGAGAGCTGACTTTTCTGCTGGCAAATCTATTCTTGTTCTTGGAGGTGCTGGCGGTGTTGGAACCCAAGTTATTCAG CTTGCGAAGCATGTGTATGGCGCATCAAGGATAGCAGCAACATCAAGCACTGGAAAACTCGAATTATTGAGAAAACTGGGAGTTGACTTCCCTATTGATTACACAAAGGAGAACTTTGAAGAGCTGTCAGAAAAGTTTGATCTAGTCTACGATACAGTAG TTCCAAACAGGTTCAACGACAAAGAAATCAATGGCATTGAGATGGTTCTTCAAGATATCAAA ACAtgctgttttcaaaatttctAG
- the LOC112750803 gene encoding 2-methylene-furan-3-one reductase isoform X5, with translation MASSDDYSTIPSHTKAWFYSKHGNPGDVLKVHPNWPIPELNEDQVLIKVVAASLNPVDNKRITDFYKDINNPDPLLPIVPGFDVAGIVVKLGNQVTKFKVGDEVYGDIQEGGIENLKKLGTLSEYTIAEERLLAHKPPNLSFVEAASFPAAVETAYEGLERADFSAGKSILVLGGAGGVGTQVIQLAKHVYGASRIAATSSTGKLELLRKLGVDFPIDYTKENFEELSEKFDLVYDTVGLCYAFMGSSKQVQRQRNQWH, from the exons ATGGCTTCTTCAGATGATTATTCCACCATTCCAAGTCACACAAAAGCATGGTTCTATTCGAAACATGGGAATCCAGGTGATGTTCTAAAGGTACATCCAAATTGGCCAATACCAGAACTCAATGAGGACCAAGTTCTCATCAAAGTTGTGGCTGCATCCCTTAATCCAGTTGATAATAAAAGAATTACCGACTTCTACAAAGACATTAACAACCCTGATCCACTTCTTCCT ATTGTTCCAGGGTTTGATGTTGCCGGTATAGTGGTAAAATTGGGAAATCAAGTCACGAAATTTAAGGTTGGTGACGAAGTTTACGGTGACATTCAAGAGGGAGGCATAGAAAATCTGAAGAAACTTGGAACATTGTCCGAGTATACTATTGCTGAGGAGAGGCTTTTGGCTCACAAGCCTCCAAATCTCAGCTTTGTTGAAGCTGCTAGCTTTCCTGCGGCAGTTGAGACTGCTTATGAAGGACTTGAGAGAGCTGACTTTTCTGCTGGCAAATCTATTCTTGTTCTTGGAGGTGCTGGCGGTGTTGGAACCCAAGTTATTCAG CTTGCGAAGCATGTGTATGGCGCATCAAGGATAGCAGCAACATCAAGCACTGGAAAACTCGAATTATTGAGAAAACTGGGAGTTGACTTCCCTATTGATTACACAAAGGAGAACTTTGAAGAGCTGTCAGAAAAGTTTGATCTAGTCTACGATACAGTAG GTTTATGTTATGCATTTATGGGAAGTTCCAAACAGGTTCAACGACAAAGAAATCAATGGCATTGA
- the LOC112747168 gene encoding 2-methylene-furan-3-one reductase encodes MMASSDDSTIPSHTKAWFYSEHGNPGDVLKIHPNWPIPELKEDQVLIKVVAASLNPVDNKRITDFYKDIYTPDPHLPIVPGLDVAGIVVKVGVQVKKFKVGDEVYGDINEDGIQNLKILGTLSEYTIAEERLLAHKPPNLSFVEAASFPAAVETAYEGLERADFSAGKSILVLGGAGGVGTQVIQLAKHVWGASRIAATSSTGKLEFLRKLGVDFPIDYTKENFEELSEKFDLVYDTVGQTERALKGVKEGGKVVTIVPPGVPPAIFFVLTSKGSILDKLRPFFESGKVKPVLDPLTPVPFSQVIHALSYIQTAKATGKVVVYPIP; translated from the exons ATGATGGCTTCATCAGATGATTCCACCATTCCAAGTCACACAAAAGCATGGTTCTATTCAGAGCATGGGAATCCAGGTGATGTTCTAAAGATACATCCAAATTGGCCAATACCAGAACTCAAAGAGGACCAAGTGCTCATCAAAGTTGTGGCTGCATCACTTAATCCAGTTGATAATAAAAGAATCACTGACTTCTACAAGGACATTTACACTCCTGATCCTCATCTCCCT ATTGTTCCAGGGCTTGATGTTGCAGGTATAGTGGTGAAAGTGGGTGTTCAAGTCAAGAAATTTAAAGTTGGTGATGAAGTTTACGGCGACATTAACGAGGATGGCATACAAAACCTTAAGATTCTTGGAACATTGTCAGAGTATACTATTGCTGAAGAGAGGCTTTTGGCTCACAAGCCTCCAAATCTCAGCTTTGTTGAAGCTGCTAGCTTTCCTGCGGCAGTTGAGACTGCTTATGAAGGACTTGAGAGAGCTGACTTTTCTGCTGGCAAATCTATTCTTGTTCTTGGAGGTGCTGGCGGTGTTGGAACCCAAGTTATTCAG CTTGCGAAGCATGTGTGGGGCGCATCAAGGATAGCAGCAACATCAAGCACTGGAAAACTTGAATTCTTAAGAAAACTGGGAGTTGACTTTCCTATTGATTACACAAAGGAGAACTTTGAGGAGCTGTCAGAAAAGTTTGATCTAGTCTACGATACAGTTG GGCAAACTGAAAGAGCCTTGAAAGGTGTAAAAGAAGGTGGGAAAGTAGTGACAATAGTACCTCCTGGAGTTCCACCAGCTATCTTTTTCGTTCTCACTTCCAAAGGATCTATCTTAGACAAATTAAGGCCTTTCTTTGAGAGCGGCAAGGTCAAGCCAGTTCTGGATCCTCTCACTCCAGTGCCATTTTCTCAAGTCATTCATGCTCTTTCTTACATTCAAACTGCAAAAGCCACAGGAAAGGTGGTCGTTTATCCCATCCCatga